One genomic window of Chrysiogenes arsenatis DSM 11915 includes the following:
- a CDS encoding lipoprotein-releasing ABC transporter permease subunit — protein MYELTIAWRNLRGRKKEKFISFISLMSVIGIAIGVAALIIVISVMKGFEIELREKILGASSHLMVTSYDGVITEFAQLEQAIARIPGIDSVNGVLYSSMMIMGQKNISGMLVKGVEPEGYDYLNRYIVRGSLADLRTPNSIILGEKLVEKYALVVGDPVSVLAPSGRIGPFGSIPKRGQLILVGVLRTGMYEYDNSLAFSSIDTMTEFGGYSERYVNSLEIRVQDIFNTQLFIPQVREAIGPYYSIRDWSELNSTLFSALKLERVSMFLILCIIVIVASFNIISTLVMMVMEKTREIGILMSMGATRRSIQKIFFLQGIIIGSVGTLAGTLFGVILSLLLKRYQFVKLPEDVYMLNTLPVQLEWLTVITVIAVSLAISMLATYYPSLRAGKLHPVDALRNE, from the coding sequence ATGTACGAACTCACCATCGCGTGGCGTAACCTTCGTGGTCGCAAAAAAGAAAAGTTTATTTCCTTTATCAGCCTTATGAGCGTGATTGGTATTGCCATTGGCGTTGCGGCATTGATCATCGTTATCAGTGTGATGAAGGGTTTTGAAATAGAGCTGCGCGAAAAAATCCTCGGTGCCTCGTCGCACCTGATGGTCACCAGCTACGATGGTGTGATCACGGAATTTGCTCAACTCGAACAGGCTATTGCGCGCATTCCGGGGATCGATTCCGTCAACGGTGTTTTGTACAGCTCCATGATGATTATGGGGCAAAAAAACATCAGCGGCATGCTCGTGAAAGGGGTTGAGCCTGAAGGGTATGACTACCTCAACCGCTATATCGTGCGCGGCTCGCTGGCCGATCTACGCACACCGAACTCCATTATTCTTGGCGAAAAGTTAGTCGAAAAATATGCCCTTGTGGTAGGCGATCCCGTCAGCGTGCTGGCTCCATCTGGACGGATCGGCCCTTTCGGCAGCATTCCGAAACGGGGACAATTGATCCTCGTCGGCGTGCTCCGCACCGGTATGTATGAATACGATAACTCATTAGCCTTTTCTTCCATCGACACCATGACGGAATTTGGCGGCTATAGCGAACGCTACGTGAACTCGCTGGAAATACGGGTGCAGGATATTTTCAATACACAGCTTTTTATTCCCCAAGTACGCGAAGCGATCGGCCCATATTATTCCATCCGCGACTGGAGCGAGCTGAATTCAACCCTTTTCAGCGCCCTGAAACTTGAACGGGTCAGTATGTTCCTGATTCTCTGTATTATCGTGATTGTCGCGTCGTTTAACATCATCAGTACTCTCGTGATGATGGTGATGGAAAAAACGCGAGAAATCGGCATTTTGATGTCGATGGGGGCAACCCGTCGTAGTATTCAGAAAATATTTTTCTTGCAGGGGATTATCATCGGCAGCGTTGGAACGCTGGCGGGAACACTCTTTGGCGTAATCCTCAGTTTACTCCTCAAGCGGTATCAATTTGTGAAACTCCCAGAAGACGTCTACATGCTCAACACCTTGCCCGTACAGCTTGAATGGCTCACCGTCATAACGGTCATTGCCGTTTCACTCGCTATTTCGATGCTCGCCACCTATTACCCATCGTTGCGGGCAGGGAAACTCCACCCTGTTGACGCACTCAGGAACGAATAA
- a CDS encoding prepilin-type N-terminal cleavage/methylation domain-containing protein, whose translation MKQQMEELKNKKRQKGFTLIELIMVIVILGILAAVAVPQFVDLGSDAKTSVLEGTAAAMKSTNSMIHAKARVQSKMAATGDTVEVNSSTISLAYGYASNAGELAKAMDLSGLDTNEAWIGYATPADCRVNYTAAASAGAVPTVTVVSTGCN comes from the coding sequence ATGAAACAGCAAATGGAAGAGTTGAAGAACAAGAAACGTCAAAAGGGTTTTACGCTGATTGAATTGATCATGGTTATTGTGATCTTGGGTATTTTGGCGGCTGTGGCTGTACCACAGTTTGTGGACTTAGGAAGTGATGCAAAAACATCAGTTCTCGAAGGTACAGCGGCTGCAATGAAATCAACTAACAGTATGATTCATGCTAAAGCTCGTGTTCAAAGTAAAATGGCTGCAACAGGCGATACGGTAGAGGTTAATAGTTCTACAATTAGTCTAGCATACGGCTATGCAAGTAATGCTGGAGAACTCGCAAAAGCTATGGATCTTTCAGGTTTAGACACTAACGAAGCTTGGATTGGCTACGCAACTCCAGCCGATTGCAGAGTCAATTATACTGCTGCGGCATCAGCGGGCGCAGTGCCGACCGTAACGGTAGTATCAACGGGTTGCAACTAA
- a CDS encoding universal stress protein: protein MLDFKKILLPVDMSDFSLQVAEEAVNFAEKVGAQEIIILSVVNVVNYSQSYINAIDFDQMNSTIQRHFSKELDKLTESLKGKKIPVRSLILEGNPYAEIVDYAEKNDVDLIIIGSHGYTGIDRFLLGSVAERVVRKAKCPVLTVRMKG, encoded by the coding sequence ATGTTAGATTTCAAAAAAATACTGCTCCCCGTTGACATGAGCGATTTTTCCCTGCAAGTCGCGGAAGAAGCTGTCAACTTTGCCGAAAAAGTTGGTGCCCAGGAAATCATCATTCTAAGCGTCGTGAATGTGGTGAATTACTCACAAAGCTACATCAACGCTATCGACTTTGATCAAATGAATTCCACTATTCAGCGCCACTTCAGCAAAGAACTTGATAAGCTGACAGAATCGCTTAAAGGGAAGAAAATTCCAGTTAGAAGCCTGATTCTGGAAGGCAACCCGTACGCAGAAATTGTGGATTACGCAGAAAAAAATGACGTTGACCTCATCATCATCGGCTCACATGGGTATACTGGCATTGATCGTTTTCTCCTTGGCAGTGTTGCCGAACGAGTTGTACGCAAAGCCAAATGCCCAGTCCTTACGGTACGCATGAAGGGCTAA
- a CDS encoding ABC transporter ATP-binding protein: MQPNTPILEGINLSRIFASGNESLRILGGLNLTVNASEFVAITGKSGSGKSTLLHLLGGLDRPDEGDVKFRGASLYMMNEIELARFRSQHIGFVFQFHHLLGDFSALENIAMPSIIAGKPQWDFARELLDRIGLSARANHIPTQLSGGEQQRVAIARAMVNRPDVLLMDEPTGNLDAENSHRIFDMLRELCQSYGATAIVVTHSLELAARCDRQITISAV, encoded by the coding sequence ATGCAGCCCAATACACCGATCCTTGAAGGGATCAACCTCAGCCGAATTTTTGCGAGCGGCAACGAATCACTCCGCATTCTGGGAGGCCTCAATCTGACGGTGAACGCCAGCGAGTTTGTGGCCATTACTGGCAAAAGCGGTTCGGGAAAATCGACACTTTTGCATCTTCTTGGCGGACTCGACCGACCAGACGAAGGGGATGTGAAGTTCCGTGGCGCCTCATTGTACATGATGAATGAAATTGAACTCGCCCGTTTTCGCAGTCAACACATCGGCTTTGTCTTTCAATTTCATCACCTGCTCGGCGACTTTAGTGCGCTGGAAAACATTGCCATGCCATCCATTATCGCGGGGAAACCACAGTGGGATTTTGCGCGTGAACTCCTTGACCGTATTGGACTTTCCGCACGTGCCAACCATATCCCGACCCAACTTTCTGGGGGCGAGCAACAGCGAGTCGCCATCGCACGCGCTATGGTCAACCGCCCTGATGTACTGCTGATGGATGAACCAACTGGAAATCTTGATGCCGAAAATTCTCATCGGATTTTTGATATGCTGCGCGAACTCTGCCAAAGTTATGGTGCTACCGCTATTGTGGTAACGCACAGCCTAGAACTGGCGGCACGTTGTGACCGTCAGATTACCATTAGTGCGGTGTGA
- a CDS encoding LamG-like jellyroll fold domain-containing protein yields MKFKHQSGSLLVVAIFLIVVVAALGIAITSVFTNTSKGGVDTLSATLDQVKKRYPAFPDSEIPNVPGEEEPPPSPIGGPTLQLTQGKSSGTFTITSSNKINGNAAGHDIVTNGSGVEITGGITATGKVTLGSATKIGKNICAIGLVDMNNGAVVGGDIHSHGSSVTVGSSSATVKGNIYSAGNVTLGSNVQLEEGTDIHAAGNVTLASGVILVGSIYAGGSVEFKSSNVRVTGDVHANGGGVTFGWNTAIIGDVVANGVISNTSSSITGDAFAAQSIGSNVNVSGTKHPNTPPSSLPLIAPTPPEACPEMCIPEHATFTAGGSNYPAQWQTDRTLTEGSYGDVGVGGESKLYLSAGNYWFNRINANNNLASMYLDISSGDINIFVVNDAVFGSSFNVFVKVDNDSEYEKIVDAGRHIKASLAPYAERVYMETHGNVTFNNENSWFGTIFSKGNIRFGNENRLVGAYISSEGTVTTWNGMQVHFVPSNYGSENWTFTCSSQGEGGNGGESGGSVAALQLLLDTQEFTGTNQIVFEPAAKGDLDTLDDMTLALWLSPTSFGQVQAVVSKGGMDGEVGYTLLIDSEGYLVFQVQTPAFVRSIRSDIPLSAGQWHHVAAVLDRNTVDTVIPFQMRLYVNKVIQNGLKVHSDSTVTSASLSNSLLLTVGAHNASPSVYAHYFIGQLGNGALYPQVLTNSNIAYLYESQKIGYE; encoded by the coding sequence ATGAAGTTCAAACATCAAAGCGGTTCACTCTTGGTGGTGGCGATTTTTTTGATTGTGGTGGTTGCTGCGCTGGGAATTGCTATCACTTCTGTTTTTACAAATACCAGTAAAGGCGGAGTCGATACACTGAGTGCAACGCTGGATCAGGTGAAGAAGCGCTATCCCGCATTTCCGGATAGTGAAATTCCGAATGTGCCAGGTGAGGAAGAGCCACCGCCATCACCAATTGGTGGGCCGACGCTGCAACTGACGCAGGGGAAGTCTTCGGGAACTTTCACTATTACAAGTAGTAATAAAATAAATGGCAATGCCGCAGGGCACGATATTGTAACGAATGGATCGGGTGTAGAGATAACAGGGGGCATAACGGCAACAGGGAAAGTAACTCTCGGGAGTGCAACCAAGATTGGTAAAAACATATGTGCTATCGGCTTGGTAGATATGAATAATGGCGCGGTAGTTGGGGGCGACATTCATTCACATGGTTCGTCAGTTACGGTTGGATCAAGTTCTGCAACGGTCAAGGGTAATATATATTCTGCTGGCAATGTGACTTTAGGGTCTAATGTGCAACTCGAAGAAGGCACTGACATTCATGCCGCTGGGAATGTGACGCTCGCGAGTGGAGTAATTCTGGTTGGCTCTATTTACGCGGGTGGTAGTGTTGAGTTTAAATCATCAAATGTTCGTGTTACTGGTGATGTGCATGCAAACGGTGGTGGGGTAACTTTTGGCTGGAATACAGCCATTATTGGCGACGTGGTAGCTAACGGGGTTATCTCAAATACTTCATCAAGCATTACGGGTGATGCCTTTGCCGCACAGAGTATAGGATCTAATGTGAATGTCAGCGGCACTAAGCACCCCAATACACCACCATCATCACTACCCCTTATTGCTCCAACTCCACCAGAAGCATGCCCTGAAATGTGCATACCCGAACACGCAACTTTCACTGCAGGAGGAAGCAATTATCCCGCACAATGGCAAACAGATAGAACGCTTACAGAGGGTAGCTATGGAGATGTAGGGGTCGGTGGAGAAAGCAAGCTTTATCTTAGCGCTGGTAACTATTGGTTTAATAGAATAAATGCTAATAATAACTTAGCATCAATGTACCTCGACATTTCTAGCGGTGACATCAATATTTTCGTTGTTAATGATGCAGTATTTGGTAGCTCGTTTAATGTATTTGTTAAGGTGGACAATGATTCAGAGTATGAAAAGATAGTGGATGCAGGTCGCCATATTAAGGCATCCCTAGCACCTTATGCTGAACGGGTATATATGGAGACTCATGGAAATGTCACATTTAATAATGAAAATAGTTGGTTTGGGACAATTTTTAGTAAGGGAAATATTAGGTTTGGTAATGAAAATAGACTTGTCGGGGCGTACATTTCATCGGAGGGGACAGTAACAACTTGGAACGGTATGCAGGTTCATTTCGTTCCATCAAATTACGGTTCTGAAAACTGGACATTCACCTGTAGTTCGCAAGGAGAAGGTGGAAATGGTGGTGAGTCGGGTGGTTCTGTCGCAGCACTTCAGCTTTTGCTGGATACCCAAGAGTTTACCGGCACAAATCAGATTGTCTTTGAGCCTGCAGCAAAGGGTGATCTTGATACACTTGACGATATGACGCTGGCGCTGTGGCTATCCCCTACGAGTTTTGGTCAGGTGCAGGCAGTTGTTTCTAAAGGAGGCATGGACGGAGAAGTTGGGTATACGCTCTTGATTGACAGTGAAGGGTATCTTGTTTTCCAAGTGCAGACGCCAGCGTTCGTACGCTCGATTCGGTCTGATATTCCACTGTCCGCTGGACAGTGGCACCACGTGGCAGCAGTGCTTGATCGAAATACTGTTGACACAGTAATTCCCTTTCAAATGCGCCTTTACGTCAATAAAGTCATTCAAAATGGCCTGAAAGTGCACTCGGATAGTACCGTGACGAGTGCAAGCCTTTCCAATAGTTTGCTTTTGACTGTGGGAGCACATAATGCCAGCCCGAGCGTGTACGCCCACTACTTTATTGGTCAATTAGGCAATGGTGCACTGTATCCGCAAGTGTTGACCAACAGCAACATCGCGTATTTGTATGAGTCGCAGAAAATTGGCTACGAATAA
- a CDS encoding Rpn family recombination-promoting nuclease/putative transposase: protein MNQHNPTHNPHDHFFKRLMSDPKNLRDFIRGFLPHEIVAHIDINTIILKDREHLTKKYRRFHLDLVVECQLAGRDAT from the coding sequence ATGAACCAGCACAACCCCACACACAATCCACATGATCACTTTTTTAAAAGGCTGATGAGCGACCCAAAAAATCTGCGTGATTTTATTCGTGGCTTTTTGCCACACGAAATTGTAGCGCACATAGATATCAACACTATTATCCTGAAAGATCGGGAACATCTAACCAAAAAATACCGCCGTTTTCACCTCGACCTAGTGGTGGAATGCCAACTCGCGGGGCGTGATGCAACTTGA
- a CDS encoding PilT/PilU family type 4a pilus ATPase, which produces MEFNELLRYMVEHNGSDMFITSEAPPSVKVSGQLKQVSATPLTAEQSQALAYAIMSPAQITEFESTHECNFAIARDGIGRFRINVFKQRNSVGLVVRKIETQIPSFDTLNLPPILKEVAMTKRGIVLFVGGTGSGKSTSLAAMIDYRNTNSSGHIVTIEDPIEFVHQHKGCIITQREVGIDTDTFESALVNTLRQAPDVILIGEIRHRETMEHAVAFAETGHLCLATLHANNANQALDRIINFFPEERRSQLLMDLSLNLKSVIAQRLVPHVSGKGRRAAIEILLNTPLMADLIHKGEVHQIKELMKKSAEHGMQTFDQAVFNLHRDGEISLEEALRNADSPNEVRLMVKLHESSQKQGGSSSGGMSFSLEST; this is translated from the coding sequence ATGGAATTCAACGAACTCCTGCGATACATGGTTGAACACAACGGTTCCGACATGTTCATCACCAGCGAAGCGCCGCCAAGCGTTAAAGTCAGTGGGCAACTGAAACAAGTATCAGCAACGCCCCTGACGGCGGAGCAGTCGCAGGCGCTGGCCTATGCCATCATGTCGCCCGCCCAGATTACCGAGTTTGAAAGTACACACGAATGTAACTTTGCGATTGCCAGGGACGGCATCGGGCGTTTTCGCATCAACGTCTTTAAGCAGCGCAATAGCGTTGGATTGGTGGTTCGGAAAATCGAAACGCAAATCCCTTCATTTGATACGCTTAATCTGCCGCCTATATTGAAAGAAGTGGCGATGACGAAACGGGGGATTGTGCTGTTTGTTGGTGGTACTGGCTCGGGGAAATCAACGTCGTTAGCGGCTATGATCGACTATCGTAATACCAATAGTAGCGGCCATATCGTTACGATTGAAGACCCGATAGAGTTTGTCCATCAGCACAAGGGGTGCATTATCACGCAGCGCGAAGTGGGCATTGATACCGATACGTTCGAAAGCGCGCTTGTCAATACGTTACGTCAGGCGCCGGATGTCATCCTGATTGGGGAAATCCGTCATCGCGAAACGATGGAACATGCGGTAGCTTTTGCCGAAACCGGTCACCTGTGTCTTGCTACCCTTCACGCGAACAATGCGAATCAGGCACTTGACCGGATTATCAACTTTTTCCCCGAAGAGCGCCGGAGTCAATTGTTGATGGACTTATCGCTGAACCTCAAAAGTGTTATTGCGCAACGTCTGGTTCCCCATGTTTCGGGTAAAGGGCGCCGTGCGGCAATTGAAATTTTACTCAACACGCCGCTGATGGCGGATCTGATCCATAAAGGGGAAGTGCATCAAATTAAAGAGTTGATGAAGAAATCGGCAGAGCATGGAATGCAAACCTTTGATCAGGCTGTTTTTAACCTTCACAGAGATGGAGAGATTTCTCTTGAAGAAGCGCTGCGTAATGCCGATTCGCCCAATGAAGTGCGCTTGATGGTCAAACTTCATGAAAGCTCACAAAAGCAAGGTGGATCGTCGAGCGGTGGAATGAGCTTTTCGCTGGAAAGCACGTAG
- a CDS encoding type IV pilus twitching motility protein PilT, which yields MDITELLAFSVKSGASDLHLSAGLPPMIRVDGDVRRINVPALDHKETHTLLFDIMNDKQRRDYEEKLEADFSFEIQGLARFRVNAFHHNRGAGAVFRTIPSTVLTLEQLNCPQIFREIADNPRGIVLVTGPTGSGKSTTLAAMIDYKNNSEYGHILTIEDPIEFVHESKKCLVNQREVHRDTHSFADALRSALREDPDVILVGEMRDLETIRLALTAAETGHLVFGTLHTSSAAKTIDRIVDVFPAAEKSMVRSMLSESLRAVISQALLKKTGGGRVAAHEIMLGTPAIRNLIREDKVPQMYSTIQTGQAVGMQTLDQCLTGLVQKGIVTKAEARLKAAHKDSF from the coding sequence ATGGATATCACCGAATTGCTGGCGTTTAGTGTGAAAAGTGGTGCATCAGATTTACACCTTTCGGCAGGGCTTCCACCCATGATTCGCGTTGATGGTGATGTGCGGCGTATCAATGTTCCTGCGCTTGACCATAAAGAGACGCACACGTTGTTGTTCGATATTATGAACGACAAGCAGCGCCGCGATTACGAAGAGAAGCTGGAAGCTGATTTTTCTTTTGAAATTCAGGGGCTTGCTCGTTTTCGCGTGAATGCCTTCCATCACAACCGTGGTGCTGGTGCTGTTTTCCGCACTATTCCTTCGACGGTTCTTACCCTTGAACAACTCAATTGCCCACAGATTTTCCGTGAAATAGCTGATAACCCCCGCGGGATTGTTTTAGTAACGGGTCCGACCGGATCTGGGAAATCGACTACGCTTGCTGCGATGATCGATTATAAAAACAACAGTGAATATGGGCATATCTTGACGATTGAAGACCCCATTGAATTTGTTCATGAAAGTAAAAAATGCCTTGTCAACCAACGCGAAGTGCACCGCGATACGCACAGTTTTGCTGACGCTCTCCGTTCTGCTTTGCGGGAAGACCCTGATGTCATCCTTGTCGGTGAAATGCGCGATCTGGAAACCATCCGTCTTGCTTTAACCGCTGCTGAAACCGGACATCTTGTTTTCGGCACGCTTCACACAAGCTCGGCAGCGAAAACTATTGACCGTATTGTCGATGTATTCCCGGCGGCGGAAAAGAGTATGGTTCGTTCGATGCTTTCTGAATCGCTGCGTGCGGTCATTTCGCAAGCGCTGTTGAAGAAAACTGGCGGAGGACGGGTTGCTGCACACGAAATCATGTTGGGAACTCCGGCTATTCGCAACCTGATTCGCGAAGATAAAGTGCCGCAAATGTATTCCACGATCCAAACCGGCCAGGCGGTAGGGATGCAGACGTTGGATCAGTGCTTGACGGGGCTTGTTCAAAAAGGGATCGTGACAAAAGCCGAAGCACGCCTGAAAGCGGCGCATAAAGATAGCTTTTAA
- a CDS encoding AAA family ATPase, whose product MIRKPFHYGGTVGKLHFCNRTIEINELKADLDSGLNLLLYAPRRFGKTSLVLHTLKQTDYQYIFLDFMSIVDEHEFINEYFNAIAKSLNTTADKVVDFFKKILKITPNISVNFDINGAPSFKLNFLHSENKIVLKEVLELPYLYAKHHKKRVVVIFDEFQEVVNLGIEDKLRSVLQHHEDLVSYLFLGSKKSIMTNLFFNSTKPFHKSVKHLPINAIEAQHWQSYIQEGFATHKKTIAPAHIDAILAVSKGFPYYTQQIASELFNGVEKHVADDSVAEAVTALLEKEEDLFLNEWNRLSQQQKKALKFLIHFGGENIYQKEKMETFNFTSSSLKKAVEGLVAKDVIDMKQHCYYLQDPLFELFLKRM is encoded by the coding sequence GTGATACGAAAACCCTTTCACTACGGCGGCACCGTTGGCAAACTACATTTCTGCAATAGAACCATCGAAATAAATGAGCTGAAAGCCGATCTCGACTCAGGATTAAACCTACTCCTCTATGCTCCAAGAAGATTTGGCAAAACATCTCTTGTACTGCATACACTGAAGCAGACCGATTATCAGTATATATTTTTAGACTTTATGAGCATTGTAGATGAGCATGAGTTCATCAATGAATACTTCAATGCCATAGCAAAAAGCCTTAACACCACCGCAGATAAAGTCGTCGATTTTTTTAAGAAAATCCTAAAAATAACGCCAAACATTTCTGTCAATTTTGACATCAACGGCGCACCATCTTTCAAGCTCAACTTTTTACACAGCGAGAACAAAATTGTTCTCAAAGAAGTGCTCGAACTCCCCTATCTGTACGCAAAACACCACAAGAAAAGAGTAGTGGTGATATTTGACGAGTTTCAAGAAGTGGTCAATCTGGGCATTGAAGACAAACTCAGATCAGTGCTCCAACATCATGAAGACCTCGTTTCGTACCTGTTTTTAGGGAGTAAAAAGTCTATCATGACGAATCTTTTTTTCAATAGTACAAAACCCTTTCATAAATCAGTCAAACACCTACCAATCAATGCCATAGAAGCTCAACACTGGCAGAGCTATATTCAGGAAGGTTTTGCAACTCATAAAAAAACAATAGCGCCAGCGCATATCGATGCCATTCTAGCCGTATCAAAAGGATTTCCATACTACACACAACAAATCGCAAGCGAGCTTTTTAATGGCGTGGAGAAACATGTCGCGGATGACAGTGTCGCTGAAGCAGTAACAGCTCTTTTAGAGAAAGAGGAAGATCTATTCCTGAACGAATGGAATCGCCTCAGTCAACAGCAAAAAAAAGCGTTGAAATTTTTGATCCATTTTGGCGGAGAAAATATTTACCAAAAAGAGAAAATGGAGACGTTCAACTTCACAAGCTCATCACTCAAAAAAGCGGTAGAAGGGTTAGTGGCAAAAGATGTAATTGACATGAAACAGCATTGCTACTATTTGCAAGATCCATTGTTTGAGCTTTTCCTGAAGAGAATGTAA
- a CDS encoding RluA family pseudouridine synthase, protein MDQLHLQYELTTSERLDKYLADNTPITRSGCARLIENGHITVNGVTVTKPSAKLHAGYDITVTIPEPEHLNLTPENIPLDIRYEDEHLLVINKPAGLVVHPAAGNWSGTLVNGLLYYLHNDISPIGGVLRPGIVHRLDKDTSGLMIVAKSEAAHLRLVEMFSNKEIERHYLALVHGKPQDSGTISGNIGRDPRDRKKMAIVEAPLGKHAITHYTTLERFLIDQHPATYIRCQLDTGRTHQIRVHLRSIHAPLIADELYGYGTEKRWVTLRRQALHSATVRFHHPIHGEWLECHEPLPEDMEKQLNWLRQASPFGR, encoded by the coding sequence ATGGATCAACTCCACCTTCAGTATGAATTGACGACCAGCGAACGGCTCGATAAATACCTTGCGGACAATACCCCTATCACCCGTTCGGGCTGCGCACGGCTGATAGAAAACGGCCATATAACCGTCAACGGAGTTACCGTCACAAAGCCTTCAGCCAAGCTCCACGCAGGCTACGACATTACGGTTACCATTCCTGAGCCGGAGCACCTCAATCTCACCCCTGAAAACATCCCCCTTGATATCCGCTATGAAGATGAACACCTGTTGGTGATCAATAAACCAGCAGGATTAGTCGTTCATCCCGCGGCAGGCAACTGGAGCGGCACACTTGTCAACGGTTTACTCTATTATCTGCACAATGATATCTCTCCCATCGGCGGCGTGCTCCGTCCTGGGATCGTGCATCGACTCGATAAGGATACATCTGGGTTGATGATAGTTGCCAAAAGCGAAGCCGCGCACCTCCGGCTGGTCGAAATGTTCAGCAATAAAGAAATCGAGCGGCACTATCTCGCGCTCGTTCACGGGAAACCGCAGGATAGCGGTACAATCAGCGGCAACATCGGGCGCGACCCGCGTGACCGTAAGAAAATGGCGATTGTCGAGGCTCCACTCGGAAAACATGCGATTACCCATTACACCACCCTAGAGCGATTTTTAATCGACCAGCACCCCGCAACCTACATCCGCTGTCAACTTGATACTGGGCGCACGCACCAAATCCGAGTGCACTTGCGCAGCATCCATGCCCCACTGATCGCCGATGAACTCTATGGATATGGTACTGAAAAGCGGTGGGTCACGTTGCGCCGTCAAGCATTGCATTCTGCTACCGTCCGTTTTCACCATCCTATTCATGGCGAATGGCTCGAATGTCACGAACCACTCCCTGAGGACATGGAAAAGCAGCTCAACTGGTTGCGGCAGGCATCGCCATTTGGCCGCTAA